Genomic DNA from Candidatus Koribacter versatilis Ellin345:
ATCAGCTCGCCCGGCAACACGATCGGCTTCAGCGAATTGGCCAGCTCATTGATGTTCAGCACCTCAACGCCCTGCAGCTGTGCCACCTTATTCAGGTTGAAGTCGTTGGTGACGATCTTCCCCTCATACACCTTGGCGAGTTCAATCAACTTTAGGTCGACCTCGCGGACTGCCGGGAAATCGTCTTCCACAATTTGTACGTGCAAATTGGTCAACTTCTGCACGCGTTGCAGAATGTCCAACCCACGACGTCCACGGTTCCTCTTCAGCGAGTCCGCCGAATCCGCCACCAGTTGCAACTCGCGCAACACGAACTGCGGAATCACAATCGTTCCATCAAGGAAGCCCGTCTCCGCGATGTCGGCAATTCGCCCGTCAATAATGACCGAGGTATCCAGAATCTTGTAGCTGCGCTTCGACTGTTTCTCGCCGCCAAAGATTCCGCCCAGCGCCGCAAGATTGAGCAGATCGCCCTTGCCGGCGCCAATCACCAAGCCGACATACGCCATCAGGAGCATCACGAAGAGCTCGAGGAAATGCTGCGTCGGCCCCTCTTTAATGGCGTCGCGAATGACGAGACTAAACAGGTAGGCGCCGCAGATGCCAAGAATGCTGCCGATCACCGCGCCGATCAGCCGCTTCAGGCTGGCATTACGCAGCCGCATCTCGAACACGACCACGGCGATTCCGATGAGAACACCAACGCCAGCGGCCTCGTAGCCCATCAATCCAAAAGGCTTTAACTCAAAGCATGCCAGCGCACTAAGAACCACGAAAACTAGACGAATGATTGCCAGATCCAAGCGGGACCTCCCCAAACACAGCCCCACTCCGGTCCGCCTCGGGACCCGCAAACTGGGAGAACGTTTGCCGGGCTACTCCCGCCTACAGCCTGAAAGGCGAACGGGAACAGTAGTAAGCAATAACAGCAGCCCTGCTGGGGCTGCCGGATATGAAAGAACAATGACACCAAATTCCGCCTCGAAAACGCGGATAAAAAATAGCAATGCGCTCCCGAGAGTGTCGGAAGTATATACCAGAGTGGCCCTGTTCAACAGAGCACGTCAAGTGCAACCAGACGCAGATAGGATGCACTTGCTCCGAATCAGGATAGACATCATCTTCGGAGTAAATAGCCCCGCTCGGTTTACCGTTGCGTAACCCGCGTCCACAGGCCATCTTGGAGGAGCGTCCAGCATGGGACGCCAGCGAGAGAATCTTGTTTCAAGTTGGGCCGATCCCGAAAGGGAGGATGAGCGGCCAAGGGCTCCCGGTCGTGTTTGGGAGAACCGAATAACCGGCGCAGAATCTCGGGGGAGAATTAGGCGCCGGTTTTTCTTTTGTTCTATTTCCCGCCCGTCGAGTCTCTGCTCGGATTTTCGTGCTTCTGCATCTGTTTCAGCAGTTCCGGACTATGGACGAATTCCACGTTCTTCTCTCGCGGAGCGCCGAATAGCTCCGGGTACAAGAAGTACCCCTTCTCGTTCGTAGCCTTCTCCTCCTCCACCGCGAGAGGATGCGCCACCGCGTACGCATCATGCCGCACGCCGGTCACCATCCACGAAACCTCTACGTTCGGCTTGTCGGTGCGGATCGTGAACTGGTGGTTCGCAATCTTCTTCGCCACGATTGCCTGCGCGAATTCACCGATCACCGTCAGTTGATACCGAAAGTCTCCATTCAGCGCCTCGAACCATTCCGGCAGGCGCACCACCGCTTGCCCTTGTTCGTCCGTCGTCACTGTGCCGTCGTACATGTTTTTCATTTCGGAGGACTCCACCGACGCGTGCCGAAGAAATTTGCCGGCTGGGTCAAGCGGATTGTCGATGGTGAACGAGTGGGCCGGAGCGCTCACCGTGCCGTGGATCTTCACATCTCCGAGGAACTCCCCAGCAAGCCCCTGTCCGCTCATGCCATAATTGCCGGGCAGTGCGAGTAAGCCCGGGCCTCCCAACAAACCAGGGTCTGCCGCCCCACCGGCAGTTATCAGTCCGTAGTTGCCGATTGTGCTGGGTGTGTACCCGGCCGTGAAAGTTCCGCCCGGAATCGCGCCGATGCCATTGGCCGAGAGAGTTGCGTTCGATATCTGCCCTCCCCCAAACAGGACAGTCCCGTCCGCATAAGCGACGAACTTCCCTCCCCCCGCGAATAGATCGCCTGCTGCGTCCAGCGTCATCTGCTCGACATTGCCCTGGCGAAAATGAATCTCGCCGGTGAGAGGACGGTTCAGAAATAA
This window encodes:
- a CDS encoding PIN/TRAM domain-containing protein, with amino-acid sequence MDLAIIRLVFVVLSALACFELKPFGLMGYEAAGVGVLIGIAVVVFEMRLRNASLKRLIGAVIGSILGICGAYLFSLVIRDAIKEGPTQHFLELFVMLLMAYVGLVIGAGKGDLLNLAALGGIFGGEKQSKRSYKILDTSVIIDGRIADIAETGFLDGTIVIPQFVLRELQLVADSADSLKRNRGRRGLDILQRVQKLTNLHVQIVEDDFPAVREVDLKLIELAKVYEGKIVTNDFNLNKVAQLQGVEVLNINELANSLKPIVLPGELMRVFILKEGKEYNQGVAYLDDGTMVVVDNARKMIGKTIEISVTSVLQTTAGKMIFGKFDERASGTMPRAEQRPERQDLRKSNPQPSFPAANGTTSTPPSSPGIPAASSPGTGGTGTE